A single genomic interval of Acipenser ruthenus chromosome 28, fAciRut3.2 maternal haplotype, whole genome shotgun sequence harbors:
- the LOC117434919 gene encoding guanine nucleotide exchange factor for Rab-3A-like isoform X3, whose amino-acid sequence MDSFEGLHSVTLSPGSLSPRTSLDYEILITGETQVYSSPALFCGIRYQPPHAGASHQGYPEISARCKEEVPDNYDSPLDLEAGSWSVSNRSAGIEQAVPMPLGAEGGPEGPESEESARARYNVARLRSSSVEIREKGSEILKEELHKAQKELKLKDEECERLSRVREQLEEELEELTASLFEEAHKMVREANTKQAVAEKQLREAQGKIDVLLAEVCALKTLVLTSTPSSPNREMHPQLLSPPKSVFKKGHTRNKSASSAVATATPLPGSATQLISRDSKEVDSVLFSEFLSWRVEPSLEPESPFLQRVYREDIGPCLAFAKRELSQSVQAAVESNTLSIEPAAVQALPMVKASAIECGGPNGWRAHVVTKCALSGMSRACKHRIKLGDSGSHYYISPCSRARITAVCNFFTYIRYIQQGLVRQEDEQMYWEVMRLRKEMSMAKLGFFREDEV is encoded by the exons ATGGACTCCTTCGAGGGGCTGCACTCTGTCACGCTCTCCCCCGGCTCCCTGTCTCCCCGGACCAGCCTGGATTATGAGATTCTCATCACTGGGGAAACACAGGTCTACTCCTCCCCAGCCCTGTTCTGCGGGATTCGATACCAGCCCCCCCACGCTGGCGCCAGTCACCAGGGGTACCCTGAAATCAGCGCAAGGTGCAAGGAAGAGGTCCCCGACAACTATGACAG TCCCTTGGATCTGGAGGCGGGGTCCTGGAGCGTGTCCAATCGGAGTGCGGGGATCGAGCAGGCTGTTCCAATGCCACTGGGAGCCGAGGGGGGTCCGGAGGGTCCTGAGAGTGAGGAGAGCGCGCGGGCGCGATACAACGTGGCCCGCCTGCGCAGCTCCTCCGTGGAGATCCGGGAGAAGGGATCGGAGATCCTGAAAGAGGAGCTGCACAAAGCACAGAAA GAGCTGAAGCTGAAGGATGAGGAGTGTGAGCGCCTGTCCCGGGTTCGAGAGCAGCtggaggaggagctggaggagctgACTGCCAGCCTGTTTGAG GAGGCTCACAAGATGGTTCGGGAGGCGAACACGAAGCAGGCGGTGGCTGAGAAGCAGCTGAGAGAAGCGCAGGGGAAG ATTGACGTTCTCCTGGCTGAAGTCTGCGCTCTCAAGACGCTGGTCCTCacctccaccccctcctccccgAACAGGGAGATGCATCCCCAGCTGCTCAGCCCCCCCAAGTCCGTCTTCAAGAAGGGCCACACCCGCAACAAGAGCGCCAGCAGCGCCGTCGCCACGGCAACGCCCCTGCCGGGCTCCGCCACGCAGCTAATCAGCAGGGACAGCAAGGAG gTGGACTCTGTCCTGTTCTCAGAGTTCCTGTCCTGGAGGGTGGAGCCGAGCCTTGAGCCGGAAAGCCCCTTCCTGCAGAGAGTCTACAGGGAGGACATCGGACCCTGCCTGGCCTTCGCTAAGAGAGAG cTCTCCCAGTCTGTCCAGGCTGCAGTGGAGAGTAACACTCTGAGTATTGAACCAGCTGCAGTCCAGGCCTTGCCCATGGTGAAAGCCTCAGCCATCGAGTGTGGAGGCCCCAA TGGGTGGCGGGCTCATGTGGTGAC GAAGTGTGCTCTGAGTGGAATGTCGCGGGCCTGCAAGCACCGAATCAAACTGGGAGACTCTGGGAGCCATTATTACATCTCCCCATGCAGCCGAGCCCGG ATCACTGCTGTGTGTAACTTCTTCACCTATATCCGTTACATCCAGCAGGGGCTAGTCCGGCAGGAAG atgagCAGATGTACTGGGAGGTGATGAGACTCAGGAAGGAGATGTCCATGGCGAAACTGGGCTTCTTCAGAGAAGATGAGGtgtag
- the LOC117434935 gene encoding ferritin, heavy subunit, protein MSSQVRQNFHQDCEAAINRQINLELYASYVYLSMSYYFDRDDVALHNFAKFFKHQSHEEREHAEKLMKQQNQRGGRIFLQDVRKPERDEWGSGLEALECALQLEKSVNQSLLDMHKVASERNDPHMCDFIETHYLDEQIKSIKELGDWVTNLRRMGAPQNGMAEYLFDKHTMGSAQS, encoded by the exons ATGAGCTCCCAAGTCAGACAGAACTTCCACCAGGACTGCGAGGCAGCCATCAACCGTCAGATCAACCTGGAGCTGTACGCCTCCTACGTGTACCTGTCCATG TCGTACTACTTCGACCGGGACGACGTGGCGCTGCACAACTTCGCCAAGTTCTTCAAGCACCAGTCCCACGAGGAGCGCGAGCACGCCGAGAAACTGATGAAGCAGCAGAACCAGAGAGGGGGGCGCATCTTCCTGCAGGACGTCCGG AAGCCGGAGCGTGACGAGTGGGGCAGTGGTCTGGAGGCTCTGGAATGCGCTCTGCAGCTGGAGAAGAGCGTCAACCAGTCTCTGCTGGACATGCACAAGGTGGCGTCCGAGCGCAACGACCCTCAT aTGTGTGACTTCATTGAGACTCACTACCTGGACGAGCAGATCAAGTCTATCAAGGAGCTGGGAGACTGGGTGACCAACCTGCGCCGCATGGGAGCACCCCAGAACGGCATGGCAGAGTACCTGTTCGACAAGCACACCATGGGGTCCGCGCAGAGCTAG
- the LOC117434919 gene encoding guanine nucleotide exchange factor for Rab-3A-like isoform X1, translating to MDSFEGLHSVTLSPGSLSPRTSLDYEILITGETQVYSSPALFCGIRYQPPHAGASHQGYPEISARCKEEVPDNYDSPLDLEAGSWSVSNRSAGIEQAVPMPLGAEGGPEGPESEESARARYNVARLRSSSVEIREKGSEILKEELHKAQKELKLKDEECERLSRVREQLEEELEELTASLFEEAHKMVREANTKQAVAEKQLREAQGKIDVLLAEVCALKTLVLTSTPSSPNREMHPQLLSPPKSVFKKGHTRNKSASSAVATATPLPGSATQLISRDSKEPAVPALLSLILCIVPGRAVHVTYEPCWQDEGAGSVSYLRQVDSVLFSEFLSWRVEPSLEPESPFLQRVYREDIGPCLAFAKRELSQSVQAAVESNTLSIEPAAVQALPMVKASAIECGGPNGWRAHVVTKCALSGMSRACKHRIKLGDSGSHYYISPCSRARITAVCNFFTYIRYIQQGLVRQEDEQMYWEVMRLRKEMSMAKLGFFREDEV from the exons ATGGACTCCTTCGAGGGGCTGCACTCTGTCACGCTCTCCCCCGGCTCCCTGTCTCCCCGGACCAGCCTGGATTATGAGATTCTCATCACTGGGGAAACACAGGTCTACTCCTCCCCAGCCCTGTTCTGCGGGATTCGATACCAGCCCCCCCACGCTGGCGCCAGTCACCAGGGGTACCCTGAAATCAGCGCAAGGTGCAAGGAAGAGGTCCCCGACAACTATGACAG TCCCTTGGATCTGGAGGCGGGGTCCTGGAGCGTGTCCAATCGGAGTGCGGGGATCGAGCAGGCTGTTCCAATGCCACTGGGAGCCGAGGGGGGTCCGGAGGGTCCTGAGAGTGAGGAGAGCGCGCGGGCGCGATACAACGTGGCCCGCCTGCGCAGCTCCTCCGTGGAGATCCGGGAGAAGGGATCGGAGATCCTGAAAGAGGAGCTGCACAAAGCACAGAAA GAGCTGAAGCTGAAGGATGAGGAGTGTGAGCGCCTGTCCCGGGTTCGAGAGCAGCtggaggaggagctggaggagctgACTGCCAGCCTGTTTGAG GAGGCTCACAAGATGGTTCGGGAGGCGAACACGAAGCAGGCGGTGGCTGAGAAGCAGCTGAGAGAAGCGCAGGGGAAG ATTGACGTTCTCCTGGCTGAAGTCTGCGCTCTCAAGACGCTGGTCCTCacctccaccccctcctccccgAACAGGGAGATGCATCCCCAGCTGCTCAGCCCCCCCAAGTCCGTCTTCAAGAAGGGCCACACCCGCAACAAGAGCGCCAGCAGCGCCGTCGCCACGGCAACGCCCCTGCCGGGCTCCGCCACGCAGCTAATCAGCAGGGACAGCAAGGAG cctgcAGTCCCTGCTCTCCTGTCTCTGATCCTGTGTATAGTGCCGGGTAGGGCAGTCCATGTGACCTATGAACCCTGCTGGCAGGACGAGGGGGCGGGGTCTGTGTCCTACCTTCGCCAG gTGGACTCTGTCCTGTTCTCAGAGTTCCTGTCCTGGAGGGTGGAGCCGAGCCTTGAGCCGGAAAGCCCCTTCCTGCAGAGAGTCTACAGGGAGGACATCGGACCCTGCCTGGCCTTCGCTAAGAGAGAG cTCTCCCAGTCTGTCCAGGCTGCAGTGGAGAGTAACACTCTGAGTATTGAACCAGCTGCAGTCCAGGCCTTGCCCATGGTGAAAGCCTCAGCCATCGAGTGTGGAGGCCCCAA TGGGTGGCGGGCTCATGTGGTGAC GAAGTGTGCTCTGAGTGGAATGTCGCGGGCCTGCAAGCACCGAATCAAACTGGGAGACTCTGGGAGCCATTATTACATCTCCCCATGCAGCCGAGCCCGG ATCACTGCTGTGTGTAACTTCTTCACCTATATCCGTTACATCCAGCAGGGGCTAGTCCGGCAGGAAG atgagCAGATGTACTGGGAGGTGATGAGACTCAGGAAGGAGATGTCCATGGCGAAACTGGGCTTCTTCAGAGAAGATGAGGtgtag
- the LOC117434919 gene encoding guanine nucleotide exchange factor for Rab-3A-like isoform X4, with protein MDSFEGLHSVTLSPGSLSPRTSLDYEILITGETQVYSSPALFCGIRYQPPHAGASHQGYPEISARCKEEVPDNYDSPLDLEAGSWSVSNRSAGIEQAVPMPLGAEGGPEGPESEESARARYNVARLRSSSVEIREKGSEILKEELHKAQKELKLKDEECERLSRVREQLEEELEELTASLFEEAHKMVREANTKQAVAEKQLREAQGKIDVLLAEVCALKTLVLTSTPSSPNREMHPQLLSPPKSVFKKGHTRNKSASSAVATATPLPGSATQLISRDSKEVDSVLFSEFLSWRVEPSLEPESPFLQRVYREDIGPCLAFAKRELSQSVQAAVESNTLSIEPAAVQALPMVKASAIECGGPKKCALSGMSRACKHRIKLGDSGSHYYISPCSRARITAVCNFFTYIRYIQQGLVRQEDEQMYWEVMRLRKEMSMAKLGFFREDEV; from the exons ATGGACTCCTTCGAGGGGCTGCACTCTGTCACGCTCTCCCCCGGCTCCCTGTCTCCCCGGACCAGCCTGGATTATGAGATTCTCATCACTGGGGAAACACAGGTCTACTCCTCCCCAGCCCTGTTCTGCGGGATTCGATACCAGCCCCCCCACGCTGGCGCCAGTCACCAGGGGTACCCTGAAATCAGCGCAAGGTGCAAGGAAGAGGTCCCCGACAACTATGACAG TCCCTTGGATCTGGAGGCGGGGTCCTGGAGCGTGTCCAATCGGAGTGCGGGGATCGAGCAGGCTGTTCCAATGCCACTGGGAGCCGAGGGGGGTCCGGAGGGTCCTGAGAGTGAGGAGAGCGCGCGGGCGCGATACAACGTGGCCCGCCTGCGCAGCTCCTCCGTGGAGATCCGGGAGAAGGGATCGGAGATCCTGAAAGAGGAGCTGCACAAAGCACAGAAA GAGCTGAAGCTGAAGGATGAGGAGTGTGAGCGCCTGTCCCGGGTTCGAGAGCAGCtggaggaggagctggaggagctgACTGCCAGCCTGTTTGAG GAGGCTCACAAGATGGTTCGGGAGGCGAACACGAAGCAGGCGGTGGCTGAGAAGCAGCTGAGAGAAGCGCAGGGGAAG ATTGACGTTCTCCTGGCTGAAGTCTGCGCTCTCAAGACGCTGGTCCTCacctccaccccctcctccccgAACAGGGAGATGCATCCCCAGCTGCTCAGCCCCCCCAAGTCCGTCTTCAAGAAGGGCCACACCCGCAACAAGAGCGCCAGCAGCGCCGTCGCCACGGCAACGCCCCTGCCGGGCTCCGCCACGCAGCTAATCAGCAGGGACAGCAAGGAG gTGGACTCTGTCCTGTTCTCAGAGTTCCTGTCCTGGAGGGTGGAGCCGAGCCTTGAGCCGGAAAGCCCCTTCCTGCAGAGAGTCTACAGGGAGGACATCGGACCCTGCCTGGCCTTCGCTAAGAGAGAG cTCTCCCAGTCTGTCCAGGCTGCAGTGGAGAGTAACACTCTGAGTATTGAACCAGCTGCAGTCCAGGCCTTGCCCATGGTGAAAGCCTCAGCCATCGAGTGTGGAGGCCCCAA GAAGTGTGCTCTGAGTGGAATGTCGCGGGCCTGCAAGCACCGAATCAAACTGGGAGACTCTGGGAGCCATTATTACATCTCCCCATGCAGCCGAGCCCGG ATCACTGCTGTGTGTAACTTCTTCACCTATATCCGTTACATCCAGCAGGGGCTAGTCCGGCAGGAAG atgagCAGATGTACTGGGAGGTGATGAGACTCAGGAAGGAGATGTCCATGGCGAAACTGGGCTTCTTCAGAGAAGATGAGGtgtag
- the LOC117434919 gene encoding guanine nucleotide exchange factor for Rab-3A-like isoform X2: protein MDSFEGLHSVTLSPGSLSPRTSLDYEILITGETQVYSSPALFCGIRYQPPHAGASHQGYPEISARCKEEVPDNYDSPLDLEAGSWSVSNRSAGIEQAVPMPLGAEGGPEGPESEESARARYNVARLRSSSVEIREKGSEILKEELHKAQKELKLKDEECERLSRVREQLEEELEELTASLFEEAHKMVREANTKQAVAEKQLREAQGKIDVLLAEVCALKTLVLTSTPSSPNREMHPQLLSPPKSVFKKGHTRNKSASSAVATATPLPGSATQLISRDSKEPAVPALLSLILCIVPGRAVHVTYEPCWQDEGAGSVSYLRQVDSVLFSEFLSWRVEPSLEPESPFLQRVYREDIGPCLAFAKRELSQSVQAAVESNTLSIEPAAVQALPMVKASAIECGGPKKCALSGMSRACKHRIKLGDSGSHYYISPCSRARITAVCNFFTYIRYIQQGLVRQEDEQMYWEVMRLRKEMSMAKLGFFREDEV from the exons ATGGACTCCTTCGAGGGGCTGCACTCTGTCACGCTCTCCCCCGGCTCCCTGTCTCCCCGGACCAGCCTGGATTATGAGATTCTCATCACTGGGGAAACACAGGTCTACTCCTCCCCAGCCCTGTTCTGCGGGATTCGATACCAGCCCCCCCACGCTGGCGCCAGTCACCAGGGGTACCCTGAAATCAGCGCAAGGTGCAAGGAAGAGGTCCCCGACAACTATGACAG TCCCTTGGATCTGGAGGCGGGGTCCTGGAGCGTGTCCAATCGGAGTGCGGGGATCGAGCAGGCTGTTCCAATGCCACTGGGAGCCGAGGGGGGTCCGGAGGGTCCTGAGAGTGAGGAGAGCGCGCGGGCGCGATACAACGTGGCCCGCCTGCGCAGCTCCTCCGTGGAGATCCGGGAGAAGGGATCGGAGATCCTGAAAGAGGAGCTGCACAAAGCACAGAAA GAGCTGAAGCTGAAGGATGAGGAGTGTGAGCGCCTGTCCCGGGTTCGAGAGCAGCtggaggaggagctggaggagctgACTGCCAGCCTGTTTGAG GAGGCTCACAAGATGGTTCGGGAGGCGAACACGAAGCAGGCGGTGGCTGAGAAGCAGCTGAGAGAAGCGCAGGGGAAG ATTGACGTTCTCCTGGCTGAAGTCTGCGCTCTCAAGACGCTGGTCCTCacctccaccccctcctccccgAACAGGGAGATGCATCCCCAGCTGCTCAGCCCCCCCAAGTCCGTCTTCAAGAAGGGCCACACCCGCAACAAGAGCGCCAGCAGCGCCGTCGCCACGGCAACGCCCCTGCCGGGCTCCGCCACGCAGCTAATCAGCAGGGACAGCAAGGAG cctgcAGTCCCTGCTCTCCTGTCTCTGATCCTGTGTATAGTGCCGGGTAGGGCAGTCCATGTGACCTATGAACCCTGCTGGCAGGACGAGGGGGCGGGGTCTGTGTCCTACCTTCGCCAG gTGGACTCTGTCCTGTTCTCAGAGTTCCTGTCCTGGAGGGTGGAGCCGAGCCTTGAGCCGGAAAGCCCCTTCCTGCAGAGAGTCTACAGGGAGGACATCGGACCCTGCCTGGCCTTCGCTAAGAGAGAG cTCTCCCAGTCTGTCCAGGCTGCAGTGGAGAGTAACACTCTGAGTATTGAACCAGCTGCAGTCCAGGCCTTGCCCATGGTGAAAGCCTCAGCCATCGAGTGTGGAGGCCCCAA GAAGTGTGCTCTGAGTGGAATGTCGCGGGCCTGCAAGCACCGAATCAAACTGGGAGACTCTGGGAGCCATTATTACATCTCCCCATGCAGCCGAGCCCGG ATCACTGCTGTGTGTAACTTCTTCACCTATATCCGTTACATCCAGCAGGGGCTAGTCCGGCAGGAAG atgagCAGATGTACTGGGAGGTGATGAGACTCAGGAAGGAGATGTCCATGGCGAAACTGGGCTTCTTCAGAGAAGATGAGGtgtag
- the LOC117434919 gene encoding guanine nucleotide exchange factor for Rab-3A-like isoform X5, giving the protein MPLGAEGGPEGPESEESARARYNVARLRSSSVEIREKGSEILKEELHKAQKELKLKDEECERLSRVREQLEEELEELTASLFEEAHKMVREANTKQAVAEKQLREAQGKIDVLLAEVCALKTLVLTSTPSSPNREMHPQLLSPPKSVFKKGHTRNKSASSAVATATPLPGSATQLISRDSKEPAVPALLSLILCIVPGRAVHVTYEPCWQDEGAGSVSYLRQVDSVLFSEFLSWRVEPSLEPESPFLQRVYREDIGPCLAFAKRELSQSVQAAVESNTLSIEPAAVQALPMVKASAIECGGPNGWRAHVVTKCALSGMSRACKHRIKLGDSGSHYYISPCSRARITAVCNFFTYIRYIQQGLVRQEDEQMYWEVMRLRKEMSMAKLGFFREDEV; this is encoded by the exons ATGCCACTGGGAGCCGAGGGGGGTCCGGAGGGTCCTGAGAGTGAGGAGAGCGCGCGGGCGCGATACAACGTGGCCCGCCTGCGCAGCTCCTCCGTGGAGATCCGGGAGAAGGGATCGGAGATCCTGAAAGAGGAGCTGCACAAAGCACAGAAA GAGCTGAAGCTGAAGGATGAGGAGTGTGAGCGCCTGTCCCGGGTTCGAGAGCAGCtggaggaggagctggaggagctgACTGCCAGCCTGTTTGAG GAGGCTCACAAGATGGTTCGGGAGGCGAACACGAAGCAGGCGGTGGCTGAGAAGCAGCTGAGAGAAGCGCAGGGGAAG ATTGACGTTCTCCTGGCTGAAGTCTGCGCTCTCAAGACGCTGGTCCTCacctccaccccctcctccccgAACAGGGAGATGCATCCCCAGCTGCTCAGCCCCCCCAAGTCCGTCTTCAAGAAGGGCCACACCCGCAACAAGAGCGCCAGCAGCGCCGTCGCCACGGCAACGCCCCTGCCGGGCTCCGCCACGCAGCTAATCAGCAGGGACAGCAAGGAG cctgcAGTCCCTGCTCTCCTGTCTCTGATCCTGTGTATAGTGCCGGGTAGGGCAGTCCATGTGACCTATGAACCCTGCTGGCAGGACGAGGGGGCGGGGTCTGTGTCCTACCTTCGCCAG gTGGACTCTGTCCTGTTCTCAGAGTTCCTGTCCTGGAGGGTGGAGCCGAGCCTTGAGCCGGAAAGCCCCTTCCTGCAGAGAGTCTACAGGGAGGACATCGGACCCTGCCTGGCCTTCGCTAAGAGAGAG cTCTCCCAGTCTGTCCAGGCTGCAGTGGAGAGTAACACTCTGAGTATTGAACCAGCTGCAGTCCAGGCCTTGCCCATGGTGAAAGCCTCAGCCATCGAGTGTGGAGGCCCCAA TGGGTGGCGGGCTCATGTGGTGAC GAAGTGTGCTCTGAGTGGAATGTCGCGGGCCTGCAAGCACCGAATCAAACTGGGAGACTCTGGGAGCCATTATTACATCTCCCCATGCAGCCGAGCCCGG ATCACTGCTGTGTGTAACTTCTTCACCTATATCCGTTACATCCAGCAGGGGCTAGTCCGGCAGGAAG atgagCAGATGTACTGGGAGGTGATGAGACTCAGGAAGGAGATGTCCATGGCGAAACTGGGCTTCTTCAGAGAAGATGAGGtgtag